One Chloroflexota bacterium genomic region harbors:
- a CDS encoding glycosyltransferase family 39 protein — MTDSRPKPARMPWLLIGLVTVAGLVVRAIPVLLADFPVNDGGLFLAMTHAIQDAGWALPATVTWNGTDLPFVYPPLAFYGAGALEAMFGADLFATFRWLPLVASTLIVPAVFLLGRAILRSDLGGAMAVLAYALAPASYVWMIQGGGVTRSPGLLLAVLAIWQTVVLVRQPTRRGAVVVGLLAGVTALVHPGAAVFAAISGVLLLILEGRTRSSIVHAAGALGVAALVVLPWVVIVVSRHGVGALTDVPSNGPNPLAALLALFAGRVTGVPFTDPLAILGVALAVLSLIRRKWFLPLWLTASLALSYQYAMIPFGMLIGVLAVDLAALVARGAESGAADHPAAPPWIPTIGVAVLAACLLIEGIASAATVLNPGAPVHALSPERREAQAWVSDNTDPNATFAVITDSQWSGDPDSEWFPLLAGHRSVATVQGSEWLGQAAFYAQVTAHRALQACVYPASVSCVREWLAEWPADYLYLPSGPLHGPNSPSDCCAELRGALAADDQYALLYDGPGASIFVVNDRAGAAR, encoded by the coding sequence GTGACCGATAGTCGGCCGAAGCCCGCCCGGATGCCCTGGCTGCTCATCGGCCTGGTCACCGTCGCCGGCCTGGTGGTCCGCGCCATCCCGGTGCTCCTGGCAGACTTCCCGGTCAACGACGGCGGCCTGTTCCTGGCCATGACCCACGCCATCCAGGACGCGGGCTGGGCTTTGCCGGCCACCGTCACCTGGAACGGAACCGACCTGCCATTCGTGTATCCGCCGCTGGCGTTCTATGGCGCGGGGGCCCTCGAGGCAATGTTCGGGGCGGACCTCTTCGCGACCTTCCGGTGGCTGCCCCTGGTCGCCAGCACACTGATCGTGCCCGCGGTGTTTCTCCTTGGTCGTGCCATCTTGCGGTCCGACCTCGGAGGTGCGATGGCGGTCCTGGCCTATGCGCTCGCGCCGGCGTCCTACGTTTGGATGATCCAGGGTGGCGGGGTCACCAGGTCACCGGGTCTGCTGCTGGCCGTCCTCGCCATCTGGCAGACGGTGGTGCTGGTCCGTCAGCCGACTCGTCGCGGGGCCGTAGTCGTGGGGCTCCTTGCCGGAGTGACCGCTCTTGTTCATCCGGGGGCCGCGGTCTTCGCCGCTATCAGCGGCGTGCTGCTGCTGATCCTCGAGGGCCGGACGCGCTCGTCCATCGTCCATGCGGCGGGCGCCCTGGGCGTCGCGGCGCTCGTCGTCCTGCCCTGGGTGGTGATCGTCGTTTCGCGCCACGGTGTCGGCGCCCTGACCGACGTGCCCAGCAACGGTCCCAATCCGCTCGCTGCGCTGCTCGCGCTATTCGCCGGTCGCGTCACCGGAGTCCCCTTCACCGATCCGCTGGCCATCCTCGGCGTCGCGCTGGCGGTTCTTTCCCTGATCCGCCGCAAGTGGTTCCTGCCCCTGTGGCTCACCGCGTCGCTGGCGTTGTCCTACCAGTACGCGATGATCCCGTTCGGGATGCTGATCGGCGTCCTCGCAGTCGACCTGGCGGCCCTCGTTGCCCGCGGCGCGGAGTCCGGCGCCGCTGACCATCCCGCGGCCCCACCCTGGATTCCGACGATCGGTGTGGCGGTCCTCGCCGCATGCTTGCTCATCGAGGGGATTGCCTCGGCGGCAACCGTCCTCAATCCCGGCGCTCCCGTCCACGCCCTCAGCCCGGAACGGCGCGAGGCCCAGGCGTGGGTGTCCGACAACACCGATCCGAACGCCACATTCGCGGTGATCACCGACAGCCAGTGGTCCGGCGACCCGGACTCCGAGTGGTTCCCCCTCCTCGCCGGCCACCGCTCGGTGGCCACGGTGCAGGGATCGGAGTGGCTTGGCCAGGCCGCCTTCTACGCCCAGGTCACGGCGCATCGAGCCCTCCAGGCCTGTGTCTACCCTGCTTCGGTCAGCTGCGTCCGGGAATGGCTGGCTGAGTGGCCGGCCGACTACCTGTACCTGCCCTCGGGCCCCTTGCACGGGCCGAACTCGCCATCCGACTGTTGCGCCGAACTGCGTGGAGCGCTGGCCGCGGATGACCAATATGCCCTCCTGTACGACGGTCCCGGCGCCTCGATCTTCGTGGTGAACGACAGAGCGGGCGCCGCTCGCTAG
- a CDS encoding NAD(P)/FAD-dependent oxidoreductase, producing MADRRIAVLGAGALGLTVALRLTQRGDNVTVFERESVPGGLAAGFQPSGPDGPWLEKFYHHLFQSDHRAIALINELGLGSDLSWHRPRTVVLRDGHLHQLDSPFSLLRFRPLPIWDRFRMGLALAYLKTLGSPRRLEGTRAAPWIRGRMGHRAAEVVWDPLLRAKFGDAADTIALPWFWARVHDRTTRLGYLGGGFQRLYNAMADRITGAGGVLHFGRDVTRIERTEGRLMVAHGGGEEATNEFDLVVSTFPTRITAKLTPEMPAEWHERHDPGPALGAHCLILALDRPLTDAYWINLNDPGFPFLALVEHTNMRSAAEYRGQHLVYLGSYRPMDDPVLKTDPDTLLANWLPALQRLNPDLERSWITRVWGFAAPFAQPIVTVDYASRIPPFQTPVEGLWIANMFQVYPHDRGQNYSIELAERLVDTIG from the coding sequence ATGGCTGATCGCCGAATCGCGGTCCTCGGCGCCGGGGCGTTGGGGCTAACCGTAGCCCTTCGCCTCACCCAGCGGGGCGACAACGTCACGGTCTTCGAGCGGGAGTCGGTCCCCGGGGGTCTGGCAGCCGGCTTTCAGCCCAGCGGCCCGGACGGGCCGTGGCTTGAGAAGTTCTACCACCACCTGTTCCAGAGCGACCACCGCGCTATTGCCCTGATTAACGAGCTTGGCCTGGGCTCGGACCTGAGCTGGCATCGACCGCGGACAGTCGTCCTCCGCGACGGCCATCTGCACCAGCTCGACTCGCCGTTTTCTCTTCTCCGATTTCGGCCCCTCCCCATCTGGGATCGGTTCCGGATGGGCCTCGCCTTGGCCTACCTCAAGACCCTGGGCAGCCCGCGGCGGTTGGAGGGCACGCGGGCCGCCCCCTGGATCCGCGGCCGGATGGGCCACCGGGCGGCCGAGGTCGTGTGGGACCCGCTCCTCCGCGCAAAGTTCGGCGACGCAGCCGACACCATCGCGCTGCCCTGGTTCTGGGCTCGTGTTCATGACCGGACGACACGCCTCGGCTACCTGGGTGGCGGGTTCCAGCGGCTCTACAACGCCATGGCAGACCGGATCACCGGCGCCGGCGGCGTCCTGCACTTCGGCCGCGACGTCACACGCATCGAGCGCACGGAGGGCCGGCTCATGGTGGCGCACGGAGGAGGAGAGGAGGCCACCAACGAGTTCGACCTTGTCGTGTCAACCTTCCCCACTCGAATCACCGCCAAACTCACGCCCGAGATGCCTGCTGAATGGCATGAGCGGCACGATCCGGGACCGGCACTCGGTGCCCACTGCCTGATCCTCGCGCTGGACCGGCCGTTGACCGATGCGTACTGGATCAACCTCAACGATCCGGGCTTTCCATTTCTGGCCCTTGTCGAGCACACCAACATGCGGTCCGCGGCCGAATACCGTGGGCAGCATCTGGTCTACCTCGGCAGCTACCGGCCCATGGATGACCCTGTCCTAAAGACCGATCCCGACACGCTGCTGGCCAACTGGCTGCCGGCGCTACAACGCCTCAACCCCGACCTCGAACGCTCTTGGATCACCCGCGTCTGGGGCTTCGCCGCCCCATTCGCCCAGCCAATCGTCACTGTCGATTACGCGAGTCGAATTCCCCCCTTTCAGACTCCCGTCGAAGGCCTGTGGATCGCCAACATGTTCCAGGTTTATCCCCACGACCGCGGGCAGAACTACTCCATCGAGCTGGCGGAGCGCCTGGTGGACACGATCGGATGA
- a CDS encoding O-antigen ligase family protein, which produces MAHGGVIPQRQTIAIVAGVLALAYLVILGDLGARDLHPVIRLLNALVAGGLILTYLVKAPSQADRVDRGVLLSLLLFASAAVLAQFARQAFDALLGALLFAAAFFVARSLLGSEAGRRAFAWCLICLSTLFTLLTAVRWLLPALEWWSLTGWSVIPPLDLNLAASPWAHRHDLTLLIVMLYPSWWIGRIGPRRTAAATVVGILTLLIVLVDGSRNLWLAMAVASAALFVPFAVRHWPTGRRAQVGVGLALAIAAVAIALSGVAGSVLERLLAAASIEARLAMWESLTDAWLSKPIAGYGPGSFPWVLQQTSYFDTNAWAPRHPDSVIFQVLPEAGVLGVAALLVLAVTLLPAIIRGRSRGASWVLITFALAGLGANPTDFGFLVALAIVWVAFAIPRESDAENEVPAGRRVVRLASLACFAVVAAAWTATAAGDVAYLSARSAIDGGRLQDALPRLQLASSLDPGMALYRRQLGTAQLLAEDVPAATQNLEAAVRLNPSDDLAWRVLALAHLASGESDSAWAALERAMETQRSDYTNLLLAVRWQVDDGQDEEALATLGEVAQAWPEIIAAPGWTELLPPTVSTLDVIEVALERWLRDEPSPVGRSLQPILLAVMAGRSGDVEALAQETLGLASGPAYVAVMGCEPSASAHLEDAQNQARRSSLYWWLVVRQARLDGEVAARAERLLDIMTGTAPSSLLTRRFLNPLNENTADGFSADVWGYRRDPITWANDYRQLPDPGAGAARWLLQPRQAVRDADLDTTLPRCS; this is translated from the coding sequence ATGGCTCATGGCGGCGTGATTCCCCAGCGGCAGACCATCGCGATCGTAGCGGGCGTTCTGGCTCTGGCGTACCTCGTGATCCTCGGCGACCTCGGCGCGCGCGACCTTCATCCCGTCATTCGGCTGTTGAACGCGCTCGTCGCGGGCGGGCTGATCCTGACGTACCTGGTGAAAGCTCCAAGCCAGGCGGATCGCGTCGATCGAGGGGTCCTTCTCAGCCTCCTGCTATTTGCTTCCGCTGCGGTACTCGCCCAGTTCGCGCGCCAGGCCTTCGACGCCCTTCTGGGGGCGCTCCTCTTCGCCGCTGCGTTCTTCGTCGCCCGCTCGCTCCTGGGGAGCGAGGCCGGGCGCCGGGCGTTCGCCTGGTGCCTCATCTGTCTATCCACGCTGTTCACATTACTCACCGCAGTGAGATGGCTGCTTCCTGCGCTCGAGTGGTGGTCGCTCACGGGCTGGAGCGTCATCCCGCCGCTCGACCTCAACCTGGCTGCCTCCCCGTGGGCGCATCGCCACGACCTCACACTCTTGATCGTAATGCTCTACCCCAGCTGGTGGATCGGTCGCATCGGTCCGCGAAGGACCGCCGCTGCAACAGTGGTTGGGATCCTGACGCTGCTCATCGTGCTCGTGGATGGCTCACGAAATCTCTGGCTTGCGATGGCGGTAGCCTCGGCAGCCCTCTTCGTTCCATTCGCCGTCAGGCACTGGCCGACAGGGCGCAGGGCTCAGGTCGGTGTGGGCCTTGCCCTCGCTATTGCGGCGGTGGCGATTGCGCTGAGCGGCGTCGCCGGCTCCGTCCTGGAGCGATTGCTGGCCGCGGCATCCATTGAGGCCCGATTGGCGATGTGGGAGTCGTTGACCGATGCTTGGCTTTCAAAGCCAATCGCTGGCTATGGGCCAGGATCCTTCCCGTGGGTCCTTCAGCAGACGAGCTACTTCGACACCAATGCGTGGGCCCCGCGCCACCCGGACAGCGTCATCTTCCAGGTACTGCCAGAGGCAGGCGTGCTCGGGGTCGCGGCGCTCCTGGTCCTCGCGGTCACGTTGTTGCCGGCGATCATCCGTGGTCGCTCGCGGGGTGCTTCCTGGGTATTGATCACTTTTGCGCTGGCTGGACTAGGTGCCAATCCAACCGATTTCGGTTTCCTGGTTGCCTTGGCGATCGTTTGGGTCGCGTTCGCGATACCTCGCGAGTCCGACGCGGAGAACGAGGTGCCAGCTGGGCGGCGTGTGGTGCGTTTGGCGTCGCTCGCATGCTTTGCCGTGGTCGCCGCAGCCTGGACCGCAACCGCAGCGGGGGATGTTGCGTATCTATCTGCTCGGTCCGCGATTGATGGCGGAAGGCTTCAGGATGCATTGCCACGGCTCCAGCTCGCGAGCAGCCTCGATCCGGGAATGGCCCTGTACCGGCGCCAGCTCGGCACCGCTCAGCTCCTGGCCGAAGACGTACCGGCTGCAACGCAGAACCTGGAGGCTGCCGTCCGCCTGAACCCGAGTGACGACCTCGCCTGGCGGGTTCTGGCACTCGCGCACCTCGCATCCGGAGAGTCCGACTCAGCCTGGGCGGCGCTGGAACGGGCGATGGAGACCCAACGATCCGATTACACGAACCTGCTTCTCGCTGTCCGTTGGCAGGTGGACGACGGCCAGGATGAGGAGGCTCTGGCCACCCTGGGTGAGGTCGCTCAAGCGTGGCCCGAGATAATCGCTGCCCCCGGCTGGACTGAACTCCTGCCGCCGACGGTCTCGACGCTGGATGTGATCGAGGTCGCGCTCGAGCGATGGTTGCGGGACGAGCCATCGCCGGTGGGGCGTTCTCTCCAGCCGATACTGCTAGCGGTGATGGCGGGCCGCAGCGGCGATGTCGAGGCATTGGCCCAGGAGACACTCGGCCTCGCGTCAGGACCCGCCTACGTGGCGGTCATGGGTTGCGAGCCGAGCGCATCCGCTCACCTCGAAGACGCACAGAATCAAGCCCGCAGGTCATCCCTGTACTGGTGGCTGGTGGTCAGGCAGGCCCGGCTTGATGGCGAAGTCGCCGCACGAGCTGAACGCCTGCTCGACATTATGACCGGCACTGCACCCTCTTCACTGCTGACTCGCCGCTTCCTGAACCCATTGAACGAGAACACTGCCGACGGATTCAGCGCCGACGTCTGGGGCTATCGGCGTGACCCGATCACTTGGGCCAACGATTACCGCCAGTTGCCAGATCCCGGTGCTGGCGCCGCTCGCTGGCTGCTCCAGCCGAGGCAAGCGGTGCGCGACGCGGACCTGGACACCACCCTGCCGAGGTGCTCGTGA
- a CDS encoding metallophosphoesterase, giving the protein MLAAGDIGACDSAGDEATASLLDGLEGTVFALGDLAYESGTAEQFAACYDPSWGRHRSRTWPVPGNHEYETAGAAPYFAYFGAAAGAPGQGWYSFDLGAWHLIALNSNCDEVGGCDLDSPQADWLRSDLATSTSTCTLAYWHHPRWSSGSEHGADPRTDGLWRILAMAGAELVLTGHDHVYERFVPIDADGAAATDGMVEFVVGTGGRSLYGFNKVLPTSATHDNATYGVLQLTLHPDAYDWEFVPASDIGFSDSGSADCR; this is encoded by the coding sequence GTGCTGGCCGCGGGTGACATCGGTGCCTGCGACTCGGCGGGCGACGAGGCGACCGCCTCGCTCCTGGATGGCCTGGAGGGAACAGTCTTCGCCCTGGGCGACCTCGCCTACGAAAGCGGGACCGCGGAGCAGTTCGCCGCATGCTACGACCCGTCGTGGGGCCGGCACCGGTCGCGAACCTGGCCCGTCCCGGGCAACCACGAGTACGAGACCGCCGGCGCGGCCCCCTACTTCGCGTACTTCGGCGCCGCCGCTGGCGCCCCGGGCCAAGGCTGGTATTCGTTCGATCTGGGCGCCTGGCACCTCATCGCCCTGAACTCGAACTGCGACGAGGTCGGCGGATGCGACCTTGACTCCCCCCAGGCCGACTGGCTGCGCTCGGACCTGGCCACTAGCACCTCCACATGCACCCTCGCCTACTGGCATCACCCGCGCTGGAGCTCCGGCTCTGAGCATGGCGCCGACCCGCGGACGGATGGGCTGTGGCGAATCCTGGCCATGGCCGGAGCAGAGCTCGTCCTCACCGGCCACGACCACGTCTACGAGCGATTCGTCCCCATCGACGCCGATGGGGCCGCGGCCACCGACGGCATGGTCGAGTTCGTGGTCGGCACTGGGGGCCGCTCGCTGTACGGCTTCAACAAGGTTCTCCCCACCAGCGCGACGCATGACAACGCGACGTATGGGGTCCTGCAGCTCACGCTCCACCCTGACGCCTACGACTGGGAGTTCGTCCCCGCCTCCGACATCGGCTTCTCCGACTCGGGCTCGGCGGACTGCCGCTGA
- a CDS encoding glycosyltransferase family 87 protein encodes MAARAGGLTRWAALRHGLTLAGLLYIGAVWLRLVPYAEPVPAYGPMFDAYGIWNAWDGGLYDVPWLEYEAYVYSPAFAQIIYPLTLLPWPVFAALWTGLAIAILFWMRVPWMLAFPGVVDDILRGNIHVFLAGAVVLALWRRPWGAGAWAFPFLTKVTPGIGIVWHAVRGEWRALAIGLGLTAGIVGVSVLFTPELWAEWLALLAANVGSDPRIQVIPLPLVIRLPVAVAVVVVAARWDRAWLLPIGVMLALPNVWTSSLALLAAAPALWLAQRQSAEPESEKPMSEAGTNSQS; translated from the coding sequence ATGGCCGCCCGGGCCGGGGGGCTGACGCGCTGGGCCGCCCTGCGCCACGGTCTGACGCTGGCCGGCTTGCTGTACATCGGCGCAGTCTGGCTGCGGCTGGTCCCCTACGCCGAGCCGGTGCCCGCCTACGGACCGATGTTCGACGCGTACGGGATCTGGAACGCCTGGGACGGCGGCCTGTACGACGTCCCGTGGCTGGAGTACGAGGCCTACGTCTATTCCCCGGCCTTCGCCCAGATCATCTATCCACTCACCCTGCTGCCGTGGCCCGTCTTCGCGGCCCTCTGGACGGGCCTGGCGATCGCGATCCTGTTCTGGATGCGGGTGCCGTGGATGCTCGCCTTTCCCGGCGTCGTCGACGACATCCTGCGCGGGAACATCCACGTCTTCCTGGCCGGGGCGGTGGTGCTCGCGCTGTGGCGCCGGCCCTGGGGGGCGGGGGCCTGGGCCTTCCCGTTCCTGACCAAGGTCACGCCGGGGATCGGGATCGTGTGGCATGCCGTGCGCGGGGAGTGGCGGGCGCTGGCCATTGGCCTGGGCCTGACGGCGGGCATTGTGGGCGTATCGGTCCTGTTCACGCCGGAGCTGTGGGCCGAATGGCTCGCGCTGCTGGCAGCCAACGTGGGATCAGATCCGCGGATCCAGGTCATTCCGCTGCCGTTGGTGATCCGCCTGCCGGTGGCGGTGGCCGTGGTCGTGGTGGCGGCGCGGTGGGACCGGGCCTGGCTACTGCCGATCGGGGTGATGCTGGCCCTGCCGAACGTGTGGACGAGCTCGCTCGCATTGCTGGCCGCGGCCCCCGCCCTGTGGTTGGCTCAGCGGCAGTCCGCCGAGCCCGAGTCGGAGAAGCCGATGTCGGAGGCGGGGACGAACTCCCAGTCGTAG
- a CDS encoding type II toxin-antitoxin system Phd/YefM family antitoxin: protein MKTVPISDLRRRIADVIDEVQAGDEPTVILQRSQKAAYIVKPERYEQDQAELLLLRRQLFLSEVREAEAEYQAGEAHRFDDVEQLLDDIRS, encoded by the coding sequence GTGAAGACCGTCCCGATCAGCGACCTCCGTAGGCGCATCGCCGATGTCATCGACGAGGTTCAGGCCGGCGACGAGCCGACCGTGATCCTCCAGAGATCGCAGAAAGCGGCTTACATCGTCAAGCCCGAGCGCTACGAGCAGGACCAGGCCGAGCTGCTTCTCCTGCGCCGGCAATTGTTCCTGTCCGAGGTTCGCGAGGCGGAGGCGGAGTACCAGGCCGGCGAGGCGCATCGGTTCGACGACGTCGAGCAGCTGCTGGACGACATCCGGAGCTGA
- a CDS encoding type II toxin-antitoxin system mRNA interferase toxin, RelE/StbE family, whose protein sequence is MRLTASSRFLRKARKLKDPQASMLRAALRRFAADPQDPLLHTHKLKGELDGYWAFSVDADLRVLFRWDGDEAFLVNLGSHDQIY, encoded by the coding sequence GTGCGGCTGACCGCGTCCAGCCGCTTCCTTCGCAAAGCCCGGAAGCTGAAGGACCCCCAGGCATCCATGCTGCGGGCCGCCCTGCGACGGTTCGCCGCCGACCCCCAAGACCCGCTCCTCCACACCCACAAGCTCAAAGGCGAGCTCGACGGCTACTGGGCCTTCAGCGTCGACGCCGATCTCCGTGTCCTCTTTCGCTGGGACGGGGACGAGGCTTTCCTGGTGAACCTGGGCTCGCACGACCAGATCTACTGA
- a CDS encoding glycosyltransferase produces the protein MDRPRVLQLLATGGTGGAQESAIALLVHLDRSRFEIEAVSLADGRSIQRLRELGIRVTVIPPEDDESTVRELVAYLRRRQIDLLHAHLFRAELLGTRAAQVAGTPVVVATAHSSRIRSPADIAALAAVTPSIDRLIVPSAAIATKVLAEGRGAAEITVVPNGVDLDRFSPQRSSQDTAALRAALGIPPDAFLVGVVARLEPEKGHRYLLEALPAIVEAVPDAWLLLVGEGSQTDALRAQAGSLPLAARQRVVIAGFQTDIEAVTQALDVAVLPSLREAQGLALLEAMAARRPVVASAVGGIPETIRDGVDGLLVPPADPPALADAVIRLARDAQLRDRLAASGRRRVEDRFSVTVSVRRVVAIYSEELARAGVLTVRPGKHGSMGR, from the coding sequence ATGGACCGGCCGCGTGTGCTGCAGTTGCTGGCCACCGGTGGGACGGGCGGCGCGCAGGAAAGCGCCATCGCCCTCCTCGTCCACCTGGACCGGTCCCGGTTCGAGATCGAGGCCGTCTCACTGGCCGATGGTCGCTCAATCCAGCGCCTCCGCGAGCTGGGCATCCGCGTCACCGTTATCCCGCCCGAGGACGACGAGTCCACCGTCCGCGAGCTCGTCGCGTACCTCCGCCGCCGGCAGATCGACCTGCTCCACGCCCACCTGTTCCGTGCCGAATTGCTCGGCACCCGGGCTGCCCAGGTAGCCGGCACGCCGGTGGTCGTGGCCACCGCTCACTCCAGCCGGATCCGCTCCCCGGCCGACATCGCCGCCCTGGCGGCCGTCACGCCGTCCATCGACCGCCTCATCGTCCCGTCGGCGGCCATTGCGACCAAAGTTCTCGCCGAGGGCCGGGGAGCGGCCGAGATCACGGTCGTGCCCAACGGGGTCGACCTGGATCGGTTCAGCCCGCAACGGTCCAGCCAGGACACGGCCGCGTTGCGAGCCGCGCTCGGCATCCCGCCCGACGCCTTCCTGGTCGGGGTTGTGGCCCGGCTCGAGCCCGAGAAGGGGCATCGGTATCTCCTCGAGGCCCTGCCAGCCATCGTGGAAGCCGTGCCCGACGCCTGGTTGTTGCTGGTGGGTGAGGGCTCACAGACCGATGCGCTTCGCGCCCAGGCCGGCTCGCTGCCGCTCGCAGCACGCCAGAGGGTCGTGATTGCCGGTTTTCAGACCGATATCGAGGCGGTGACCCAAGCCCTGGACGTGGCCGTGCTGCCGTCACTGCGCGAGGCGCAGGGGCTGGCCCTGCTGGAGGCCATGGCCGCCCGACGCCCGGTGGTGGCCTCCGCGGTGGGCGGCATCCCCGAAACCATCCGGGACGGGGTAGATGGCCTCCTCGTCCCACCCGCCGATCCGCCAGCCCTCGCAGACGCTGTCATTCGCCTCGCTCGAGATGCCCAGCTGCGGGATCGACTGGCCGCCTCGGGCCGGCGCCGGGTGGAGGATCGGTTCAGCGTGACCGTCTCGGTCAGGCGTGTGGTGGCCATCTACAGCGAGGAGCTGGCGCGGGCCGGCGTGCTCACCGTTCGACCAGGTAAGCATGGGAGCATGGGCCGATGA
- a CDS encoding class I SAM-dependent methyltransferase, giving the protein MSWDEAFANHYDEWAAHMAADVAFYVELARKADGPLVELAIGNGRVAIPVAQATGQRVIGIDSSPAMLEQARARAAVAGVELDLREGDMRDLALDELAALIYCPFRALLHLPTWADRRRTFERVAASLRPEGRFAWNVFAFDHQIAARLDGVHQDEPVPHTIRYSVGDNRIDITRDDGAKSSLWWATKNEWLGLIDVAGLELEALYAGFAGEPFADDSREYVFVARRRTTDAYGPSGA; this is encoded by the coding sequence ATGAGCTGGGACGAGGCGTTCGCGAACCACTACGACGAATGGGCGGCCCACATGGCGGCGGACGTCGCCTTCTATGTTGAGCTCGCGCGCAAGGCGGACGGGCCGCTGGTCGAGCTCGCGATCGGGAACGGGCGGGTCGCGATCCCGGTCGCGCAGGCGACCGGCCAGCGAGTCATCGGGATTGACTCTTCACCGGCGATGCTCGAGCAGGCCCGTGCCCGCGCGGCGGTTGCGGGCGTGGAGCTCGACCTGCGCGAGGGCGACATGCGCGACCTCGCCCTCGACGAGCTGGCGGCGCTGATCTACTGCCCTTTCCGCGCGCTCCTGCACCTGCCGACGTGGGCCGACCGCCGTCGCACCTTCGAGCGCGTCGCCGCCTCGCTCCGGCCGGAAGGGCGGTTCGCCTGGAATGTCTTTGCCTTCGACCACCAGATCGCCGCGCGCCTCGACGGCGTGCACCAGGACGAGCCTGTACCGCACACCATCCGGTACTCGGTGGGCGACAACCGGATCGACATCACCCGCGACGACGGCGCGAAGAGCTCCCTGTGGTGGGCAACCAAGAACGAGTGGCTGGGGCTGATCGATGTCGCCGGTCTCGAGCTGGAGGCGTTGTACGCCGGCTTCGCCGGCGAGCCGTTTGCGGACGACAGCCGAGAATACGTGTTCGTCGCCCGCCGCAGGACGACTGATGCCTACGGACCGAGCGGGGCGTAG
- a CDS encoding SGNH/GDSL hydrolase family protein, which translates to MTDAVTLNDRHLQGFVHRPRIGLQTGEHDAPAGRGSLLRSPSPGQNAQMHIASMRQAATGLLVIAVLVSGCAVSPGSTVSSDQATSPTQTEAASPAEYLRLVAIGDSIAASQRCECARYPDVYGPLAAKALGQPVAVQNRAVNGATSGDLLETLDSSPILRSLIEEADIITIAIGINDINPCGAETDRACYDSAIAGLQSNLEALLGQIDTLQGDHPHILRATAYYNVKIGDPGAAQFGPSFQAFYAEQLASLNAAICEAVAAHDGLCVELLTAFNGPAGDQDAAPLLVDDHVHPSREGHQVIAQAIAASGYAPLGP; encoded by the coding sequence TTGACCGATGCGGTCACGCTGAACGACCGCCACCTCCAGGGCTTCGTTCACCGCCCCCGCATCGGTCTGCAAACCGGCGAACACGACGCGCCCGCTGGCCGGGGCTCCTTGCTCCGGAGTCCGTCGCCGGGCCAGAATGCGCAGATGCACATTGCGTCGATGCGCCAGGCAGCAACTGGCCTGCTGGTGATCGCCGTCTTGGTGTCAGGCTGCGCAGTGAGCCCAGGCTCGACGGTGTCTTCGGACCAGGCCACATCACCCACTCAGACCGAGGCCGCGTCGCCGGCTGAATATCTCCGCCTGGTGGCCATCGGTGATTCCATCGCGGCCTCGCAGCGATGTGAATGCGCCAGGTACCCGGATGTCTACGGGCCGCTCGCTGCCAAGGCGCTTGGCCAGCCCGTAGCGGTGCAGAACCGGGCGGTCAACGGCGCGACCTCAGGCGACCTGCTCGAAACACTTGATTCCTCGCCCATCCTGCGGTCGCTGATTGAAGAGGCCGATATCATCACCATCGCCATCGGCATCAACGACATCAACCCGTGCGGAGCCGAGACCGACCGCGCATGCTATGACAGCGCGATCGCCGGCCTCCAATCGAATCTCGAGGCCCTGCTCGGTCAGATCGACACGCTCCAGGGCGACCACCCACACATCCTGCGCGCGACCGCCTACTACAACGTCAAGATCGGGGATCCGGGAGCCGCTCAGTTCGGCCCCTCGTTCCAGGCCTTCTATGCGGAGCAGCTGGCGTCGCTCAATGCCGCGATCTGCGAAGCCGTCGCCGCCCACGACGGGCTCTGCGTCGAGCTGCTGACGGCGTTCAACGGCCCCGCAGGCGATCAGGATGCCGCCCCACTTCTGGTCGACGACCACGTGCACCCGTCGAGGGAAGGCCATCAGGTCATAGCACAGGCGATCGCCGCCTCAGGCTACGCCCCGCTCGGTCCGTAG